The Prosthecobacter fusiformis sequence TCTGGCAGGCACGAATACCTTCACCGGAGCGACCACTGTCTCAGCAGGGCGTCTGGTGGTTACTTCTGCCTCCGCATTGCAGTCATCATCCATGGTGACAGTGGGCAGTGCGGGCACCTTTGACTTTCTGCCAGGCGATGGCGGGAGCTACACCTTTGCTGCCACCAGCGGCATCGCTCTGGATCTGCAATCGGGAGCCACGCTGGGAATGGAGCTAGGCAGCACCACGGGTTCTTTGATCCTGAATCCTGGTGCCAGCGTCAACACGGAATCAGGTGCGCTGATCAATATCAACCTGTATTCCCTCACCGGCCAGCCTATTCCCTCCAGTTCTCTACTGATCAATTCCCCCACTGGAGGTCTCACAGACAATGGTGCCACCTACAGCCTCGGTGCGGTCTATAACGCGACAAATTTTACCGTCAGCCTCACGGCCAGTGATAATCAGCTCATCGCGACAACAACCAATGTTGCAGGCCTAACCGCTGCCTATTGGATGGGGGGATTTGCGGCGGATAACGATGCGTGGGCAGCATCCAATGGCAGCACGCAGAGCAACTGGGTGACCAATAATGACGGGACTGGGACCACCGCACTGGTCCCCGGTGCGACGACCGATGTTTTTTTCTCCGCCAGCGGGGCCACCCTGCCAGCCACCACAACCCTGGGTGCTGACATGAATATCAAAAGCCTCACAGTGACTACGGCCTCGCCGTTGACTCTGGAATCTACTGACAACAGTCTGACCATCCATGGCGATGCGGCCATTACCGTTGCAGCGGACGCGGGTGCGGTAAACCTGAATGCGCCCATCACTCTTTTGGGAAGCGCACCCGTCATCAGTGTGGGCAACACAGGCGGACTGACATTGGCTGGCGAACTCAGCGGAAGCAACGGCCTAACCAAAACTGGGATCGGAACATTGACCCTGGGAGCTGCTGCAAATCCGTTCAGTGGTCGCATCTCCATTCTCGGCGGCACCCTGGCCATCAGTAGTGAGGCAGCACTGGGAGTCACCCAGTCCAGCTTGGTGGCGAACTATCTCACCCTCAATGGCGGCACCCTGCGTGCATTGGCCTCTCTGACGCTGGCCGATACCAAGCGGGGGATTACCCTTGCAAGCTCGGGCGGGACTTTTGAAGTGGATAGTGGAATGACGCTGAAGATCGACAGCATCATCACCGGAGGTGCCCCGCTGAACAAGACCGGCATGGGCACGCTGGAACTGACAGCGGCCAACACTTACTCAGGCATCACCACCATTTATGGCGGGACACTCGCCCTCACTGGAGCGAATAACCGCCTGCCCGCCACAGCCCGGATCAGTTTTGCCGACCGTCGCGACGATCCAGAAGGAGACAGTACCCTGGACCTCGGCGGTAACAGCCAGACGCTCGCCTCCCTGCAATTTACAACCGACAAACCCGCCCTGACACCAACGGTCCCTTCCACGATCCCCTTTGATGTCTATATCACCAATGGCAGCCTGACGGTGAACAACTCTTCATCTGCAATGAATTTCACGACCCGGAGCCAGGTCCAACCCCTCACGGTGGATATGAGCGGACTGACCAGCTATACCCACAATGGCGGCACGCAACAATTCAGCGTTGGCATGACAGGTGGCAGCCATACAGCCAACGGAACTACGGTCGTCGCTACAGTTACTTTGGCACAGACCAATAACATCACAGGGGGCACCCTTTATCTGGGAGAGGATACAGGAAGCTCGGGAGGCGGTTTTAGCCGGCTTTATTTGGGACAGACCAATACTTTAAATTTTAATACCATCAACCTGGGCAAAGACCGGTCCAGTGCCTTGCTCACTTTCGCTGATGACCTTTTGAATCCGACGGTCATCATCCGTGGAAACGACGGCACCTCCGCCGTCAGCGAATGGACCATGGGCAGACTGAACAATTTCAATGCCACTCCCTGGTACACCACAGCGGACTTTTCTAACGGGACACTGGACGCCTTGGTCACGACACTGGAAGTCGGCAGCGTCATCAATCGTTTTGGTAACCTGACGGCTCAATTCATCATGGGCACAGGCACTCTGACGGTAACGAATTTAAACATCGGCTACGCCGAAGGCACCCGCAGCGACACTCCTGGCCAACGGGTAGCAAACAGCACTTTCACCCTTGCAGGTCCTGGAACGGTCAATGTGACCAATTTGACGCTGGCGAGAAACATCTCCGTCACTGGCACCTCTGCGGCGAATGGAACCCTGCTAATCACGGATGGCACGGTCAATGTTGGTGAGGGCGGCATCAGCATGGCTTCATCGACGAATGCCGGGCATACGGCCAGTGGCACCCTGGATCTGCAAGGAGGAACACTCTCAGTTGAGGGGGATATTTTCAAACCTGCTGCGGGTGCAGGCACAGCCACAGCCACGGTCATTCTCAATGGCGCCACCCTGGATATGAACGGCAACAACATAGGTAGTGCAGCACGTCCCCTGGATGTGATCACGCTACAAAAAGGCACCCTTCAAAATGTGGCCGAGATCAATGGTGGGGCCGCGATTACCAAAAGTGGAAGTGCCGATGACATCCTGCGCCTGGCAGGTACGAATACTTACACAGGAACCACGACTGTTTCAGGCGGCAGTCTGCTGGTAAACGGAACCCATTCGGGCGGTGGTGCCTACACGGTGCAGAGCGGTGCCACGCTGGGCGGCAGCGGTAGCATCACCCCAGCTTCTGGAGCGGGCATCACGATTGCCGCAGGTGCCACCCTTTCTGTGGGCGATGGCACCCTCACTGGCCAGACATTGCAACTGGCGCTGGCCCCTTCAGGACAGCTCAGTTTCACAGACAACACCAGTGTGCTGACACTGGATCTGCTGAGTGATCCTGGCAGCGGAGGCACAGATCATTCTGGAAATCCAGCCACGGCTGATCTCCTCACGGTGACTGGCACCATCAACCTGAATGGTGCCCGGCTGGTCATCGCTGACCCGAACGGATTGGCCGCAAGCTTTAGCAACGATGACACCTGGAAG is a genomic window containing:
- a CDS encoding beta strand repeat-containing protein — encoded protein: MCYSSSIANRVKGISSLVTILAGACLLNIHAAEFYWDADPALDGNQNGSGEWSSTALPLHWTPAAATTGSVNGAWVNAVDSIARVGAATGYTNAGEGGILTLGETITLNQLIMGSQAGAYTIAPGTGGYALNFGGTAPVIRNDSAEALTIQSGIQAAGGLIKQGEGRLVLSAASGESSGTGIFAIQEGTVQLATANTLPTGMSVVLGAQTMAGHLEVDQDQSVAGLAFQSRAAAAVNTVTIAEGATLTISGSLVTGIIDGTSNGDTTQASIAGDGSLVVNGGKIIVSSGARPSGSSTDTSILDMSGLNSFTANVVSFEIGRPTNAAGTYQGTGRSQGTVYLAENNSITTTSLVIGARAGTGTANNFLYLGQNNEINVDTIVLANGRFNGTLQFAAGLVDPTLTLRGTAGGDSRVALIAVGDSRNTTQFASSGGSSTPLGTINLTGGTVDLRIDTIHIGIGGTNSGGDNPNFGRGQGSFSFDGAESKVDINILNIGLSPNVSNSHPDDVDPYLSSVGNFEMGGGELTVNTQFAIARSEDGSTGRQQITQGTFTITGGSMLVGKTGAPVNIVMGDHTTTGTGMSTAVLNLNGGSASIVGNIVRGAGPTEGTVNLNGTDLNMNGGIIGTTALPMTLNLLSGSLSNVSEINGGGAVTKTGTGTLVLAGTNTFTGATTVSAGRLVVTSASALQSSSMVTVGSAGTFDFLPGDGGSYTFAATSGIALDLQSGATLGMELGSTTGSLILNPGASVNTESGALININLYSLTGQPIPSSSLLINSPTGGLTDNGATYSLGAVYNATNFTVSLTASDNQLIATTTNVAGLTAAYWMGGFAADNDAWAASNGSTQSNWVTNNDGTGTTALVPGATTDVFFSASGATLPATTTLGADMNIKSLTVTTASPLTLESTDNSLTIHGDAAITVAADAGAVNLNAPITLLGSAPVISVGNTGGLTLAGELSGSNGLTKTGIGTLTLGAAANPFSGRISILGGTLAISSEAALGVTQSSLVANYLTLNGGTLRALASLTLADTKRGITLASSGGTFEVDSGMTLKIDSIITGGAPLNKTGMGTLELTAANTYSGITTIYGGTLALTGANNRLPATARISFADRRDDPEGDSTLDLGGNSQTLASLQFTTDKPALTPTVPSTIPFDVYITNGSLTVNNSSSAMNFTTRSQVQPLTVDMSGLTSYTHNGGTQQFSVGMTGGSHTANGTTVVATVTLAQTNNITGGTLYLGEDTGSSGGGFSRLYLGQTNTLNFNTINLGKDRSSALLTFADDLLNPTVIIRGNDGTSAVSEWTMGRLNNFNATPWYTTADFSNGTLDALVTTLEVGSVINRFGNLTAQFIMGTGTLTVTNLNIGYAEGTRSDTPGQRVANSTFTLAGPGTVNVTNLTLARNISVTGTSAANGTLLITDGTVNVGEGGISMASSTNAGHTASGTLDLQGGTLSVEGDIFKPAAGAGTATATVILNGATLDMNGNNIGSAARPLDVITLQKGTLQNVAEINGGAAITKSGSADDILRLAGTNTYTGTTTVSGGSLLVNGTHSGGGAYTVQSGATLGGSGSITPASGAGITIAAGATLSVGDGTLTGQTLQLALAPSGQLSFTDNTSVLTLDLLSDPGSGGTDHSGNPATADLLTVTGTINLNGARLVIADPNGLAASFSNDDTWKIFDWSGITNDGLGEDTNVFTIDPLLDLPALSGGRFWDLSDLYIGGTISVIPEPSRAMLIALGIFGCVLRRRRK